In one window of Miscanthus floridulus cultivar M001 chromosome 12, ASM1932011v1, whole genome shotgun sequence DNA:
- the LOC136496028 gene encoding protein FAR1-RELATED SEQUENCE 5-like, producing the protein MTFESEEKAYDMYNTYAGKVGFSVRKSKMKRRQDGSISQKYIVCSSEGHRKNESSEKDITRTGCEARVQFSISKDGIWTVQKVVEQHNHYLASPNKAHKLRSQRQVIEADRKLIGQIREAGMKPAQVYEFMKEFYGGEENVPFAKMDCNNEIGRERTQYLEANDAQTLSEYLRNKQLEDPTFFYAFQVDKEDGRIANFFWADGQSIMDYKCFGDAVTFDTTFKTNKFEMPFAPILGCNHHKQTIIFGCALLFNETIESFVWLFETFLTAMSGQHPSTIFTDQDAAMAGALAYVFSNTSHRLCLWHICLNAAKHLSHVIHESDKKGNKLLTDFKNCVYEDRSEAYFIEKWHELLAKYNLGNNSWMANLYDLRAKWAAVYRDSFTADMNSTQRSEGMNNVFKKRFRRRLGLSELLVECEKVAVSLRANELDADFQSRRKSPVTYSPNLPMLITASDSYTRRIYSEFEEEFKRQFTLSCDFLEAAGTNKTFFVKYMQSDRGATVVLNTEDSTIRCSCRRFESIGLLCKHALRVFNTNGVYNLPSQYILPRWTNYAKSGFYIEKQVTKTRDLKTHAALISRQATSLALKCSRSKELLDKLQKAIHNLNLEADTYLSEMHEKSNEVPPIPNENVKQPLNGVISFRIPEVIKGPKNTRFKNAVEKKAGKKKKGGQKKGENLENNDVEEGPSSAMDAPFVQAGYATSTMPQFSLLADPSAMAAPYILGGYTCLLIGVDQDATLQTTVRKLHFDGVQE; encoded by the exons ATGACATTTGAATCTGAGGAAAAGGCTTATGACATGTACAACACCTATGCCGGCAAGGTTGGGTTTAGTGTTAGAAAAAGCAAGATGAAGCGTCGCCAAGATGGTAGTATAAGTCAGAAATACATAGTTTGCAGTAGCGAAGGACATCGAAAAAATGAGTCATCAGAAAAGGACATTACAAGGACGGGTTGTGAAGCTCGTGTTCAGTTTAGTATCTCCAAAGATGGGATTTGGACGGTGCAAAAGGTCGTAGAACAGCACAATCATTATCTTGCTAGTCCAAATAAGGCACACAAGCTGAGGTCCCAACGACAGGTTATAGAGGCCGACAGGAAATTAATTGGGCAAATCCGGGAAGCTGGAATGAAGCCAGCACAAGTTTATGAGTTCATGAAGGAGTTTTATGGAGGGGAAGAGAATGTACCATTTGCTAAGATGGATTGCAATAATGAGATTGGTCGCGAGCGCACACAGTACTTAGAAGCCAATGATGCACAAACACTATCTGAATATCTGAGAAATAAACAGTTAGAGGATCCTACATTTTTTTATGCATTTCAGGTAGACAAGGAAGATGGTCGTATAGCAAATTTCTTTTGGGCAGATGGTCAGTCTATCATGGATTACAAATGCTTTGGTGATGCTGTGACATTTGACACCACCTTTAAAACTAATAAGTTTGAAATGCCTTTTGCTCCGATTCTTGGCTGCAACCATCACAAGCAAACAATAATTTTTGGGTGTGCACTTCTATTTAATGAAACTATTGAATCATTTGTTTGGCTTTTTGAAACCTTTCTAACGGCAATGTCAGGACAGCACCCTAGCACAATTTTTACAGATCAAGACGCGGCTATGGCAGGGGCGCTTGCTTATGTATTCTCAAATACAAGCCACCGTCTTTGTTTATGGCATATTTGCTTAAATGCTGCTAAACATCTTAGTCATGTAATTCATGAGTCGGATAAGAAAGGTAACAAGTTACTAACAGATTTCAAAAATTGTGTGTACGAAGACAGGTCAGAGGCTTACTTCATAGAGAAATGGCATGAATTGTTGGCTAAATACAATCTTGGGAATAACTCTTGGATGGCAAACCTGTATGATTTGAGGGCAAAATGGGCTGCAGTATATCGTGACTCTTTTACAGCAGACATGAACTCGACCCAGAGGAGTGAAGGTATGAATAATGTTTTCAAGAAACGATTTCGTAGGAGACTTGGTCTTTCGGAACTCCTTGTAGAATGTGAGAAGGTTGCGGTTAGTCTCCGTGCAAATGAGTTGGATGCTGATTTTCAGTCACGCCGAAAGAGCCCAGTTACATACAGTCCAAATCTGCCTATGTTGATTACTGCATCTGATTCATATACTAGGAGAATATATTCGGAGTTTGAGGAAGAATTTAAGAGGCAGTTTACATTGTCTTGTGATTTCCTGGAAGCTGCGGGGACAAACAAAACATTCTTTGTTAAGTATATGCAGTCTGACCGTGGAGCAACAGTAGTATTGAACACTGAAGATTCCACCATTAGATGCTCTTGTCGGAGGTTTGAATCCATAG GTTTATTGTGTAAGCATGCTCTTAGAGTCTTCAATACAAATGGAGTATACAATTTGCCATCGCAATATATCCTGCCTAGATGGACCAACTATGCCAAAAGTGGATTTTATATTGAGAAACAAGTAACTAAGACGAGAGATTTGAAAACACATGCAGCACTTATATCTCGACAGGCCACATCTCTTGCATTGAAGTGTTCTCGGTCAAAAGAACTTCTTGATAAATTGCAGAAAGCCATACATAACTTGAACCTGGAAGCAGATACTTATCTAAGTGAGATGCATGAAAAATCTAATGAGGTTCCTCCAATTCCAAATGAAAATGTCAAGCAACCATTAAATGGAGTAATATCTTTTAGAATTCCTGAAGTAATAAAGGGACCAAAGAATACACGTTTTAAAAATGCTGTTGAAAAGAAggcagggaagaagaagaagggtggtcaGAAAAAAG GTGAAAATCTGGAAAATAACGATGTAGAAGAAGGGCCATCTTCAGCCATGGATGCTCCTTTCGTGCAAGCTGGATATGCTACTTCCACAATGCCACAATTCAGTTTACTTGCTGATCCTTCTGCAATGGCTGCTCCATACATACTAGGAGGATACACATGTCTCTTAATCGGAGTTGATCAAGATGCTACACTGCAAACAACTGTTAGGAAGTTACATTTTGATGGAGTGCAAGAATAA